In the Acidobacteriota bacterium genome, one interval contains:
- a CDS encoding metal ABC transporter substrate-binding protein: MQRLATCLAVLASFPGAHASRLEVVTTLSDYAAIAREIGGERVHAQAIVPGHANAHFIRPKPSYALMLRRADVFVSTGLDLELWAPVLVDKAGNRRIMDGAPGSVAAAAGVELLDKPTSLSRAAGDVHIYGNPHIHTSPILAKAIAGNIAAGLCRVDPGACPRYREGLARFRAEIDRRLYGETLLEFLDSASLDPLAAQGRLPAFLEAQGLSDKLGGWLGRARSLWGRKLVCYHKNWIYLTTLLGLQVVDYVEPKPGIPPTAGHVSRLIRKIETENIEVLLAANYFEKRKPEQIAAKTGIHPVIVPLSVGGAPGADTYFDLVDLWIESLVAAWNGEGR, encoded by the coding sequence ATGCAACGCCTGGCGACTTGTCTCGCAGTCCTCGCTTCCTTCCCCGGCGCCCATGCCTCCCGGTTGGAAGTCGTCACGACCCTCTCCGACTACGCCGCCATCGCGCGCGAGATCGGCGGAGAGCGTGTCCACGCCCAGGCCATCGTGCCGGGTCATGCCAACGCCCATTTCATCCGCCCCAAGCCGTCCTATGCCCTGATGCTGCGGCGGGCGGACGTCTTCGTCAGCACCGGCCTCGACCTCGAGCTGTGGGCCCCCGTCCTGGTCGACAAGGCCGGTAACCGCCGCATCATGGACGGTGCCCCCGGATCCGTCGCCGCGGCCGCCGGCGTCGAGTTGCTGGACAAACCCACGTCGCTCTCCCGGGCGGCCGGCGACGTGCATATCTACGGCAACCCCCACATCCACACCTCTCCGATTCTGGCCAAGGCGATTGCCGGCAACATCGCGGCTGGCCTGTGCCGGGTCGATCCCGGCGCCTGTCCCCGCTACCGGGAAGGCCTGGCCCGGTTTCGCGCCGAGATCGATCGGCGCCTGTACGGCGAAACCCTGCTGGAGTTCCTCGATTCCGCCAGCCTCGACCCCCTCGCAGCCCAGGGCCGATTGCCCGCCTTCCTCGAAGCGCAGGGCCTGTCCGACAAGCTGGGCGGATGGCTCGGCCGGGCCCGCAGCCTGTGGGGCCGCAAACTCGTCTGCTACCACAAGAACTGGATCTACCTGACGACCCTGCTGGGCCTGCAAGTAGTCGACTACGTCGAGCCCAAGCCGGGAATCCCGCCCACCGCCGGTCATGTCTCGCGCCTGATCCGAAAGATCGAGACCGAAAACATCGAGGTGCTGCTGGCCGCCAACTACTTCGAAAAACGCAAGCCGGAACAGATCGCGGCGAAGACCGGCATCCACCCCGTCATCGTTCCTCTCTCGGTGGGAGGCGCGCCGGGGGCGGACACCTACTTCGACCTGGTGGACTTGTGGATCGAGAGCCTGGTCGCCGCCTGGAACGGGGAGGGCCGATGA
- a CDS encoding isoprenylcysteine carboxylmethyltransferase family protein produces the protein MTSERPPKGVLGLRRLLWDLQHRRERFRQLLGVLFSVLVSLMGRPLPEVFWWGVGGAGLGILIRLWASGHVKKDRELATDGPYAFVRHPLYVGNILIGLGFCLASGLWWSYPLFLFFLLAFYPPAIRQEDAKLHGLFGNRWEQWSQRTRALLPRLTPFERSGVGHWSFNQSLKANGEPIIALFLLIWLYVLWYKLQLP, from the coding sequence TTGACCAGCGAGAGACCGCCCAAGGGCGTGCTGGGCCTGCGCCGCCTGCTCTGGGACCTGCAACACCGCCGTGAACGCTTCCGCCAGTTGCTGGGCGTCCTGTTCAGCGTTCTGGTCAGCCTTATGGGCCGCCCCCTGCCCGAGGTCTTCTGGTGGGGCGTGGGAGGCGCCGGGCTGGGTATCCTGATTCGCCTGTGGGCCTCCGGCCATGTCAAGAAAGACCGGGAACTGGCCACCGACGGCCCTTACGCCTTCGTCCGCCACCCGCTCTACGTGGGCAACATCCTCATCGGGCTGGGGTTCTGCCTGGCTTCGGGGCTGTGGTGGAGCTACCCCCTGTTCCTCTTCTTCCTGCTGGCCTTCTATCCGCCGGCGATCCGCCAGGAGGACGCCAAGCTCCACGGACTCTTCGGCAACCGCTGGGAACAGTGGTCGCAACGCACCCGGGCCCTGCTGCCGCGGCTGACGCCGTTCGAGCGCTCGGGAGTCGGTCACTGGTCGTTCAACCAATCCCTGAAAGCCAACGGGGAACCGATCATCGCCCTTTTCCTGCTGATCTGGCTCTACGTGCTGTGGTACAAGCTGCAGCTTCCCTGA
- a CDS encoding TraB/GumN family protein, with protein MNEAQPPRAASENVTVVESGDKTIHIVGTAHVSRQSVEEVQRVIREIRPETVCIELDANRLQALTDAGRWRKLDIFQVIRQRKVPFLLANLALSAYQARLGEKLGVRPGAEMLAALEAAGEVGAEVVLADRDIQITLKRTWGGLSLWSRLKLFGALLSGFFDDEEITEEQLEELKQGDLLGEMMKEFAESLPQVKTPLIDERDVYLMKKVEQAPGRVIVAVVGAAHVPGMVRHAGEPVDLAALETLPPPSRAIGMIKWVIPSLVLAAFTWGYFKLQGQDLSQLLVAWVLPNALFAGLFSLLAGSRLLTAVSAFVASPITSLNPTIQAGMVAGLVEAWLRRPTVEDCERVREDSRTLRGLYRNRFTRVLLVSVAASLGSALGAYVGIGWMITLLNRLSA; from the coding sequence ATGAACGAAGCTCAGCCGCCCCGCGCCGCCTCCGAGAACGTCACCGTCGTCGAATCGGGCGACAAGACGATCCATATCGTGGGCACCGCCCACGTTTCCCGCCAGAGTGTCGAGGAAGTGCAGCGGGTGATCCGCGAGATCCGGCCCGAGACGGTGTGCATCGAACTCGATGCCAATCGACTCCAGGCGCTGACCGACGCCGGCCGTTGGCGGAAGCTGGACATCTTCCAGGTGATCCGCCAGCGCAAGGTGCCTTTCCTGCTGGCCAACCTGGCGCTCTCCGCCTACCAGGCCCGGCTCGGAGAAAAACTCGGGGTGCGTCCGGGGGCCGAGATGCTTGCCGCGCTCGAAGCCGCCGGGGAGGTGGGCGCCGAGGTGGTGCTGGCCGACCGGGACATCCAGATTACGCTCAAGCGCACCTGGGGCGGGCTTTCCCTGTGGAGTCGGCTCAAGCTCTTCGGGGCCTTGCTCAGCGGTTTCTTCGACGACGAGGAGATCACCGAAGAACAGCTCGAGGAACTCAAGCAGGGTGATCTGCTGGGCGAGATGATGAAAGAGTTCGCCGAGTCCCTGCCCCAGGTCAAGACGCCGCTGATCGACGAGCGCGACGTTTACCTGATGAAGAAGGTCGAGCAGGCGCCGGGCCGGGTGATCGTCGCCGTGGTGGGCGCGGCCCACGTGCCCGGCATGGTGCGGCATGCCGGAGAACCGGTGGACCTGGCGGCCCTCGAGACCCTGCCGCCGCCGAGCCGCGCGATCGGCATGATCAAGTGGGTGATCCCGAGCCTTGTCCTGGCGGCCTTCACCTGGGGCTACTTCAAGCTCCAGGGGCAGGATCTCTCCCAGCTCCTCGTGGCCTGGGTGCTGCCCAACGCCCTGTTCGCCGGCCTGTTCAGCCTGCTGGCGGGCTCGAGGCTGCTGACGGCGGTCAGCGCTTTCGTGGCCTCGCCGATCACCTCTCTCAATCCGACGATCCAGGCGGGCATGGTGGCGGGGTTGGTGGAGGCCTGGCTGCGCCGACCCACGGTGGAGGACTGCGAGCGCGTTCGGGAAGATTCGCGCACGCTGCGGGGCCTCTACCGCAATCGCTTCACCCGTGTGCTGCTGGTCTCCGTGGCGGCCAGCCTGGGATCGGCCCTGGGGGCCTACGTGGGTATCGGGTGGATGATCACCCTGCTCAATCGTCTGTCCGCCTGA
- a CDS encoding serine/threonine-protein kinase: MSHPGRSAGSHPPRTLDEAALLRWTEASAAVGANVLGRGYQGQVYLYADHDPPLVIKAALGRGPVGWARRWMLRNEYRAYTRLAGLPGVPRCLGLVRGRLLLLSLVQGVPFRGAEIVDRRQFFQELQELIETLHSRQVAHGDLKKKDNLLVVDSRHPVIIDFGAAVVRRPGIAPFNHYLFRLARRFDINACIKLRLGHNPDDAAAQAEGYRRTLVERLSRAIKRSWLRLRG; encoded by the coding sequence ATGAGCCACCCCGGCCGGAGCGCGGGATCACACCCTCCTCGGACTCTCGACGAAGCCGCGCTCCTGCGCTGGACGGAGGCCAGTGCCGCCGTCGGCGCCAACGTCCTCGGCCGCGGCTACCAGGGCCAGGTCTATCTCTACGCCGACCACGACCCACCCCTGGTGATCAAGGCCGCGCTGGGCCGGGGGCCGGTGGGCTGGGCCCGTCGCTGGATGCTGCGCAACGAATACCGGGCCTACACCCGCCTGGCGGGGCTGCCGGGAGTTCCCCGTTGCCTGGGCCTGGTGCGCGGCCGCCTGCTGCTGCTCTCCCTGGTGCAGGGCGTGCCCTTCCGCGGCGCCGAGATCGTCGATCGACGACAATTCTTCCAGGAACTCCAAGAGCTGATCGAAACCCTGCACAGCCGCCAGGTAGCCCATGGGGACTTGAAAAAGAAAGACAACCTGCTGGTGGTCGACAGCCGGCACCCGGTGATCATCGACTTCGGCGCCGCGGTGGTTCGACGGCCCGGCATCGCCCCGTTCAACCACTACCTCTTCCGCCTGGCCCGCCGCTTCGACATCAACGCCTGCATCAAACTGCGCCTGGGGCACAATCCCGACGACGCGGCGGCCCAGGCCGAGGGCTATCGACGCACCCTGGTCGAGCGTCTCTCCCGGGCCATCAAACGCTCCTGGCTGCGGCTCAGGGGATGA
- a CDS encoding iron chelate uptake ABC transporter family permease subunit encodes MTEMLSFMAAPLAACLVLVGIHTYFGVHIIERRVLFVDLAVAQFAALGAVVGFALGHHGGEAGSTLYSMGFAFLAAAFFALSRERKERIPQEALIGIAFVVASALAIVVADRAPEGAEHIKETLSGSLLWVTWPTVLKDLAIYSIVGACHWLLRRRFMLISRDPAEAWRRGWRVRGWDFLFYLSFGVIITFSVEIGGVLMVFSYLVIPACIAILFAERMLPRLLIGWTAGVAGSILGLGISFHWDFPTGPAIVVVLGAMLGGAWMLTAFRSETRPASP; translated from the coding sequence ATGACCGAAATGCTGAGCTTCATGGCCGCTCCCCTCGCCGCCTGCCTCGTGCTGGTGGGCATCCACACCTACTTCGGGGTGCACATCATCGAGCGTCGCGTGCTCTTCGTCGACCTGGCCGTCGCCCAGTTCGCCGCTCTCGGCGCCGTCGTGGGCTTCGCCCTGGGGCATCACGGCGGCGAAGCCGGATCGACCCTCTACTCGATGGGCTTCGCTTTCCTCGCGGCGGCTTTCTTCGCTCTCAGCCGCGAGCGAAAAGAACGCATCCCCCAGGAGGCCTTGATCGGCATCGCCTTCGTCGTCGCCTCGGCACTGGCCATCGTGGTCGCCGACCGCGCCCCGGAAGGAGCCGAACACATCAAGGAAACCCTCTCGGGCAGCCTGCTTTGGGTGACCTGGCCCACGGTGCTCAAGGACCTGGCGATCTACTCCATCGTGGGGGCGTGTCATTGGCTGCTGCGCCGGCGGTTCATGCTGATCTCCCGTGATCCCGCCGAGGCCTGGCGCCGGGGCTGGCGGGTCCGCGGGTGGGACTTTCTTTTCTACCTCTCCTTCGGCGTGATCATCACCTTCTCCGTGGAGATCGGCGGTGTGCTGATGGTCTTCAGCTACCTGGTGATTCCCGCCTGCATCGCGATCCTCTTCGCCGAACGGATGCTGCCCCGCCTGCTGATCGGCTGGACCGCCGGCGTGGCGGGCTCCATCCTCGGCCTGGGGATCTCCTTCCATTGGGATTTTCCGACGGGTCCCGCTATCGTCGTGGTTCTCGGCGCGATGCTGGGTGGGGCCTGGATGCTGACGGCCTTCCGGAGCGAAACGCGACCAGCCTCGCCCTGA
- the rarD gene encoding EamA family transporter RarD: MGSSPARVQGVIFALAAYLWWGLVPVYFKAVHHVPPLEVLAHRVAWCVLLLLGWMLVTARAAGLPFTWPRRPSPTVFITTTLIATNWLIFIWAVFNDQVLQASLGYFINPLLSVLLGRFVLGEHLRPLQWSAVGVATGAVTLLTVARGELPAVALVLAGSFALYGLLRKRSRLEATEGLLLETLLLLPAALGYLVVMGLRGELAFLHVDRSTDLLLLAAGPVTALPLLWYVAGARRLRLATMGLLQYLAPSLHFALAVLVYGEQARGAEIIAFGGVWCALLLYNLDVLRSRRTTAGDPATR, from the coding sequence ATGGGTTCTTCCCCGGCGCGGGTCCAGGGTGTGATCTTCGCTCTGGCGGCCTACCTCTGGTGGGGCCTGGTGCCGGTCTATTTCAAGGCCGTCCACCACGTCCCTCCCCTCGAGGTGCTGGCTCACCGGGTGGCCTGGTGCGTGCTGCTTCTGCTGGGCTGGATGCTGGTCACCGCCCGGGCGGCGGGCTTACCCTTCACCTGGCCCCGTCGCCCGTCGCCGACCGTCTTCATCACCACCACCCTGATCGCCACCAACTGGCTGATCTTCATCTGGGCGGTGTTCAACGACCAGGTGCTGCAAGCCAGCCTCGGTTATTTCATCAATCCCCTGCTGAGCGTGTTGCTCGGACGTTTCGTCCTGGGCGAGCACCTCCGACCGCTGCAGTGGAGCGCGGTGGGCGTCGCCACCGGGGCGGTGACCCTGCTCACCGTCGCCCGCGGAGAACTGCCGGCGGTGGCCCTGGTGCTGGCCGGCTCCTTCGCCCTCTACGGCCTGCTGCGCAAGCGATCGCGCCTGGAGGCGACCGAGGGCCTGCTGCTCGAGACGCTGCTCCTGCTGCCCGCGGCCCTGGGCTACCTGGTGGTGATGGGCCTGCGCGGCGAGCTGGCCTTTCTGCACGTGGACCGGAGCACCGACCTGCTCCTGCTGGCCGCCGGTCCGGTCACCGCGCTGCCCTTGCTGTGGTACGTGGCCGGGGCACGCCGCCTGCGGCTGGCCACCATGGGCCTGCTGCAGTACCTGGCGCCGTCGCTGCACTTCGCGCTGGCGGTGCTGGTCTACGGAGAGCAGGCCCGTGGCGCGGAGATCATCGCCTTCGGCGGCGTCTGGTGCGCTCTGCTCCTCTACAACCTCGATGTCCTTCGTTCCCGGCGGACGACCGCGGGAGATCCCGCAACCCGCTGA
- a CDS encoding alanine/glycine:cation symporter family protein translates to METLDRFLALAVDYAWGTPLLVLLVGGGLILTIYSRFLPFRGLLHAVDILRGRYDRPDDPGQISHFHALSTALSSTIGMGNIGGVAVAITQGGPGAVFWMWVAAVVGMATKFFTCTLAVLYRGKDSAGEIQGGPMYYIEMGLGRRWRFLAVFFSICGLVGCVGMFQTNQLAEIVQETLAIDPWLTGLVSVSLVTVVILGGIQRIAAVASRLVPLMCGLYLVIAVIILAHHLPALPGLLAQIFHDAFSGTALGGGAQGIAVRTVIQTGIKRAAFSNEAGIGTAPMAHGAARTREPVREGLVAMIGPLIDTVVVCTITALVVLSSGIAQSGEIQGAALTAQAFEATLGGAGKLALVVIVALFGLTTMFGYSYYGRKCFAYLFGAERARIYDVFYLVMLFIGAVWSADMVVNLLDTAFALMALPNLLATLALSPRVMAATRDYFRRQRV, encoded by the coding sequence GTGGAGACCCTGGATCGCTTCCTGGCCCTGGCGGTGGACTACGCCTGGGGCACCCCGCTGCTCGTGCTGCTCGTGGGCGGCGGGCTGATCCTGACGATCTACAGCCGCTTCCTCCCTTTTCGCGGGTTGCTCCATGCCGTGGACATCCTCCGAGGCCGTTACGATCGACCCGACGATCCGGGGCAGATCAGTCATTTCCATGCCTTGAGCACGGCCCTCTCCTCGACCATCGGGATGGGCAATATCGGCGGTGTGGCGGTGGCCATCACCCAGGGCGGCCCCGGTGCCGTGTTCTGGATGTGGGTCGCGGCCGTCGTCGGCATGGCGACCAAGTTCTTCACCTGCACCCTGGCCGTGCTCTATCGCGGCAAGGACAGCGCGGGGGAGATCCAGGGCGGCCCGATGTATTACATCGAGATGGGGCTGGGGCGGCGCTGGCGCTTTCTGGCGGTGTTCTTCTCGATCTGCGGCCTGGTGGGTTGCGTGGGCATGTTCCAGACCAACCAGCTGGCGGAGATCGTCCAGGAGACCCTGGCCATCGATCCCTGGCTGACGGGGCTGGTCAGCGTCAGCCTTGTGACCGTCGTGATTCTCGGTGGTATCCAGCGTATCGCAGCGGTGGCGAGCCGGCTGGTGCCCCTGATGTGCGGACTGTACCTGGTCATCGCGGTGATCATTCTGGCCCATCACCTGCCGGCCTTGCCCGGGCTGTTGGCGCAGATTTTTCACGATGCCTTCAGCGGCACGGCCCTGGGAGGGGGCGCCCAGGGTATCGCGGTCAGGACGGTGATCCAGACCGGGATCAAGCGGGCGGCCTTCTCCAACGAGGCCGGTATCGGCACGGCTCCCATGGCCCACGGTGCCGCTCGTACCCGCGAGCCGGTGCGGGAGGGGCTGGTGGCCATGATCGGTCCGCTGATCGACACCGTGGTGGTCTGCACCATCACCGCCCTGGTGGTGCTCTCTTCGGGAATCGCGCAGAGCGGCGAGATCCAGGGCGCCGCCCTGACCGCCCAGGCCTTCGAGGCCACCCTGGGGGGGGCGGGCAAGCTGGCGCTGGTGGTGATCGTCGCCCTTTTCGGGCTGACCACCATGTTCGGCTATTCCTACTACGGCCGGAAGTGCTTTGCCTACCTCTTCGGCGCCGAGCGGGCGCGGATCTACGATGTCTTCTACCTGGTGATGCTCTTCATCGGCGCCGTCTGGTCGGCGGACATGGTGGTCAACCTCCTCGACACCGCCTTCGCCCTGATGGCCCTGCCCAATCTGCTGGCCACGCTGGCGCTCTCCCCGAGGGTGATGGCCGCGACTCGGGACTACTTCCGCCGTCAGCGGGTCTGA
- a CDS encoding FAD-dependent oxidoreductase, whose product MDDIAQPPSEGPERDREDLLRLASLAAHQLRSPLNSIQTLLSTVIGGFVGPVDPRQRQLLEKAVASCGDGIHLVADLMRLRSLEDLSAESLAPVNLLSILESVRERVSEPAREKEIELCDKVEVADPADAWVRGDPGAVEEILFVLADNAVKYTPRGGRVCFEIRRAGSEGGELEFAVADTGIGIPAEMREQVFDEFFRAPNAREMTREGSGLGLAFARRAAQRLGGSLALETAEGGGTRAVLRLERCPECAQGDAAGGQARTAEKAATWTAARPVSRRVVVVGGVAAGSKVAAKVMRLDPDADVTVVERGRALSYAGCGLPYYISGVVARQRDLISTPLGEERDSALFHDLRNVRTLDLTEALEIDRPKRKVRVRSLVDGRRRWLSYDVLVLATGASPVIPKIEGVDLAGVYTLHGVESAEAIKEELRSGAAKDVVIVGAGLLGSEITESVAVTGARVSLVEKQERVMGLIDPDLALLLERRLSASGVKIATGREVLRLEGDGRVQRVVLDDGRVLACDFVILAAGVRPNVELALQAGLELGPTGAVAVDERQLTSDPRIYAVGDCAEQRHLVTGERTWIPMGSTALKQARVAAINLCGGDDRFEGVVGSTVIKIFDQTVARTGLGERQAIEAGFDPVTAIVPSLDCAHYIPTARPILLKVVADRASRKLLGVQGIGRGDVAKRVDVAAVALTAEMSVDRLSHLDLCFAPPYGLAIDSLLAAGNIIRNKLDGLFTGISAAAMRRRLQSPEPPYVLDVRLPSAFEAKRLPGSVNIPLGSLRGRLHELPEDRLIVLVSRTGLKSYEAALILVDRGFTDVTLLDGGLEAWPWALEHL is encoded by the coding sequence ATGGACGACATCGCCCAGCCCCCGTCGGAGGGGCCCGAACGCGACCGGGAAGATCTCTTGCGGCTCGCCTCCCTGGCCGCCCACCAGTTGCGCTCGCCCCTCAACTCGATCCAGACCCTGCTGAGCACCGTGATCGGCGGCTTCGTCGGACCTGTCGATCCCCGCCAGCGCCAACTCCTCGAAAAGGCCGTGGCGAGCTGCGGCGACGGCATCCACCTGGTGGCGGACCTGATGCGCCTGCGCAGCCTGGAAGATCTCTCCGCCGAGAGCCTGGCGCCGGTCAATCTCCTGTCGATCCTGGAATCCGTTCGGGAGCGGGTCTCCGAGCCGGCCCGGGAAAAGGAGATCGAGCTGTGCGACAAGGTGGAGGTGGCCGACCCGGCGGACGCTTGGGTGCGGGGTGATCCGGGGGCGGTGGAGGAGATCCTTTTCGTGCTGGCGGACAATGCCGTCAAGTACACTCCCCGGGGGGGGCGGGTGTGTTTCGAGATTCGCCGCGCCGGGTCCGAAGGCGGGGAACTGGAATTCGCCGTCGCCGACACGGGTATCGGGATTCCCGCCGAAATGCGGGAGCAGGTCTTCGACGAGTTCTTCCGCGCGCCCAATGCCAGGGAGATGACCCGGGAGGGCTCCGGGCTCGGCCTGGCGTTCGCCCGGAGAGCGGCGCAAAGGCTCGGGGGCAGCCTGGCGCTGGAGACTGCCGAGGGCGGCGGGACGCGGGCGGTGCTGCGTCTCGAGCGCTGCCCGGAATGCGCCCAGGGCGACGCGGCCGGCGGACAGGCCCGCACGGCCGAAAAGGCGGCGACCTGGACCGCCGCCCGGCCCGTCAGCCGGCGGGTCGTGGTGGTCGGCGGTGTCGCCGCGGGCTCCAAGGTGGCGGCCAAGGTGATGCGGCTGGATCCGGACGCCGATGTCACCGTCGTCGAGCGGGGTCGGGCCCTGTCATACGCGGGCTGCGGGTTGCCCTACTACATCTCGGGGGTCGTGGCACGGCAGCGGGATCTGATCAGCACGCCCCTGGGGGAAGAACGGGATTCGGCGCTCTTTCACGACCTGCGTAACGTGCGCACCCTGGACCTGACCGAGGCCCTGGAGATCGACCGGCCGAAGCGCAAGGTGCGGGTGCGTTCGCTGGTGGACGGTCGCCGCCGCTGGCTGTCCTACGACGTGCTGGTGCTGGCCACCGGGGCGTCACCGGTGATTCCGAAGATCGAAGGCGTGGATCTCGCCGGTGTCTACACCCTCCATGGTGTGGAGAGCGCCGAAGCGATCAAGGAAGAGTTGCGTTCGGGCGCGGCGAAGGACGTGGTCATCGTCGGTGCGGGGCTGCTGGGCTCGGAGATCACAGAGTCGGTGGCAGTCACCGGCGCCCGGGTCAGCCTGGTGGAAAAGCAAGAGCGGGTGATGGGGCTGATCGACCCGGACCTGGCCCTGTTGCTCGAGCGCCGGCTGTCGGCCAGCGGTGTGAAGATCGCCACCGGACGGGAGGTGCTGCGGCTGGAAGGGGACGGCCGGGTCCAGCGGGTCGTGCTCGATGACGGCCGGGTACTGGCCTGCGACTTCGTGATCCTCGCCGCGGGAGTGCGGCCCAACGTGGAACTTGCTCTCCAGGCCGGCCTGGAACTGGGCCCCACCGGAGCGGTGGCCGTGGACGAGCGGCAGCTCACCTCCGATCCGCGGATCTACGCCGTGGGCGATTGTGCCGAACAGCGCCACCTGGTGACCGGTGAGCGGACCTGGATCCCCATGGGATCGACGGCTCTCAAGCAGGCGCGGGTGGCGGCGATCAACCTGTGCGGCGGAGACGATCGTTTCGAGGGCGTGGTGGGCAGCACGGTGATCAAGATTTTCGATCAGACCGTGGCCCGCACCGGGCTGGGGGAGCGCCAGGCGATCGAGGCCGGTTTCGACCCCGTCACGGCGATCGTGCCCAGCCTGGACTGCGCTCACTACATTCCCACGGCCCGGCCGATTCTGCTCAAGGTGGTCGCGGACCGCGCCAGCCGGAAACTGCTCGGTGTGCAGGGTATCGGGCGGGGCGACGTGGCCAAGCGGGTCGACGTGGCCGCGGTGGCGCTGACGGCGGAGATGAGTGTGGACCGGCTCTCCCACCTCGATCTCTGCTTCGCTCCGCCCTACGGCCTGGCCATCGACAGTCTGCTGGCGGCGGGCAACATCATCCGCAACAAGCTCGATGGGCTGTTTACGGGGATTTCCGCGGCGGCCATGCGCCGGCGACTCCAGTCCCCCGAACCGCCCTACGTGCTCGATGTGCGCCTGCCCTCGGCGTTCGAGGCCAAGCGCCTGCCGGGCAGCGTGAACATCCCGCTGGGCTCCCTGCGCGGCCGGCTCCACGAATTACCGGAGGATCGGCTCATCGTGCTCGTCTCCCGAACCGGGCTCAAGAGTTACGAGGCGGCGCTGATCCTCGTCGACCGCGGTTTCACCGACGTCACCCTGCTCGACGGTGGACTCGAAGCGTGGCCCTGGGCGCTCGAGCACCTCTGA